The nucleotide sequence GCAATTACTAACCAAGGTATTGAGTACATAAAAGAACTTTCAAACAAAAAAGAACCTTTCTTTTTAGCTGTAGGTTATAAGCGACCTCACTTACCTTTTTCTGCTCCAACAAAGTATTGGGATTTATACCAAGAGAATGAAGTACCTCTAGCCAAGTTCCAACACAAAGTAGAAGGTGGTTACGATAAAGCCTACCATACTTCCAACGAACTAAGAGGATACAAAACTGAAGGCTTAGAAGTTGGACAAGAAGACGGTTTAGCAGTTATTTCAGAAGATGGCCAAAGAAAATTAATCCACGGATACTACGCGGCTACATCATATGTAGACGCATTAGTTGGAAAACTTATCGGTCAACTTAAAGAAAGCGGTTTAGATAAAAATACCATCATTATTCTTTGGGGTGATCATGGTTGGCATTTAGGTGACCATAGACTATGGAACAAGCACTCCAACTTTGAGCAGGCAACTCGTTCGCCAATGTTGATTGTAGATCCTACTCAGAAAACAGTAAAACAAGTAAATAGTGTTACTGAATTTGTAGATATCTACCCTACCCTTTCTGATTTAGCAAATATTCCTGTACCAACTCATTTATCAGGAACTAGCTTAAAGCCATTATTAAATGGTTCAGAAAAAGTAGTTAAAGATTATGCGGTAACTCAGATTGCCAGAGGACAAATTACTGGATACTCTTTAAAATCTGGAGACTTAAGGTATACAGTTTGGTACGATAAAAACCCTCGTACTAAAAAGTCTTTAGAAGGTTCTAAAAGAGTTGCAGAAGAATTGTACGATTACGCTGCAGATCCTTTGGAAACAAAGAATCTAGCTAATCATAAAGCTTATAAAAAGAAGTTAGAAGCAATGCGTACATTATTTTTAGACTTCTTTATGAACGAAAGAGAGTACAAAGAATTTAGTGTCGGACAAACTCAATCTTCTAAAGATAATTGGTTAAAAGATGCTAAAGCTCGTATCGAAAAACATAGAAAAGGAGATGTATCCTTAACTGTCTTGGACAAGAAAGGAAAGCCATTTTCTGGTGAAGTAAAAGTTGAACAGATAGGCCACCAATTTCGTTTTGGTGGCATTGTCAACTCTCAATTATTTACTAGTGATAAAAAAGAAATTTACGAAGAAACATTTGCCTCTGTCTTTGAGCATGCAGGATATGAAAATGCTCTAAAGATTAAGCATAAGAAAGCTTTCGAAAAACGTCATGATCAAATTGATCCTTTTCTAAAGAAAAACAATATCTCGCTAAGAGGTCATGCTTTAGTTTGGGAAAAACAAAAGAACATGCCGAAGGAAGTTCAAAAGTTTGTTTCTGATAAAGACACAACACAACTGATCGCTTCTTTAGAAGAGTATGTAAAGTTTGGTCTTGAAAACTATAATGTCATTGAATGGGATGTTTTGAATGAACCTAGAGAGTGCCATGATGTACAAGACTTAACAAAAAGAAATTCTTGGGCTCACTGGTTTAAATATGCAGAACAAATCAGAACAAATGAAAACGTAAAGTTCTACTTAAATGAGAACAAAGTGATTTCTTCTCCATATAAAACTGCCGAGAAAAACATCTCTTTTCATTATAAAGTCATAAAAGATATTCTTGCAGAAGGTGCTCCATTGGAGGCGCTAGGCTTCCAATCTAGAATGAAACAACACATCCACCCTGCAGATATCTATGACAGGCTAAATATCTTCGCTGAATTCGGTTTACCAATGCTAGGGACTGAATTTGAGATTGTCGATTCCAACTATCAAAAGTTTACTGAAGAAGATAGAAAGAACATCACAAGAGAAGTGATGACTGTTTACTTCTCTCACCCTATGGTAGAAGGACTTTATGTTTGGACTCCATTTGGTACAGACAGAAAAGCCTTTTATGATTTGGATGGTAATCCAAGAGCAGAAGCAGAAGTATGGAAATCTCAATTAGCAGAATGGTCTACAAAAGAAACCTTATCTACAGATAAATCTGGTGTTGCAAATTTTAGAGGTTATAAAGGAACGTATAAAGTTAGCATCACTAAAAAAGGGAAAACATATACAAAAGTATTTAAAGTTGACCAGCCTGAAAATACTATTACAGTAAAACTCACTGAACTTGCCAACTAAAAAGACATTGAAATGAAACAGTTATTTTACGCTACAATAATAGGACTTCTGTTATCCGCTGTAGGATGTCAGAAACAAGATCCATTGAATCAAATCAGTACAGAATACTTAGATTCATTATACTATGCTCCAGGATTGTTCTTTCCATTAGATACAATGGAATCAGCCTTACCAGAGTATGAAAATACCTATGGAGTTAACTTCTTACTAGAAAGATTCTACAGTGATGATCCTGCAGATAGTTCGATCTGGGAAAACGCTATCGTTGATAAAACAACAGGTGTCATTTTAATTCTTGATCCAACGCTTTTAGAAGTAGACAAACAATATTATGCTGATATTTCTTCTTTCACAGTAAGTGGTA is from Flammeovirga agarivorans and encodes:
- a CDS encoding sulfatase-like hydrolase/transferase; translated protein: MKKYILSFFLLTAAWSLGHAQQQEKKNILFIAVDDLKPTLGSFGDDYAITPNIDKLADEGTVFLNNHCQQAVCGPSRASLLTGLRPDIVKVWDLKTKIRNKRPDVVTLPQHFKNNGYLVYGVGKIYDPRSVDKQQDATSWTEYTLPQNLKYPEGFKEPVFSYYQNPENIKKIRSLRKEAEAKGIEKKKINKWVQSRYKPAYEKADVPDDAYIDGAITNQGIEYIKELSNKKEPFFLAVGYKRPHLPFSAPTKYWDLYQENEVPLAKFQHKVEGGYDKAYHTSNELRGYKTEGLEVGQEDGLAVISEDGQRKLIHGYYAATSYVDALVGKLIGQLKESGLDKNTIIILWGDHGWHLGDHRLWNKHSNFEQATRSPMLIVDPTQKTVKQVNSVTEFVDIYPTLSDLANIPVPTHLSGTSLKPLLNGSEKVVKDYAVTQIARGQITGYSLKSGDLRYTVWYDKNPRTKKSLEGSKRVAEELYDYAADPLETKNLANHKAYKKKLEAMRTLFLDFFMNEREYKEFSVGQTQSSKDNWLKDAKARIEKHRKGDVSLTVLDKKGKPFSGEVKVEQIGHQFRFGGIVNSQLFTSDKKEIYEETFASVFEHAGYENALKIKHKKAFEKRHDQIDPFLKKNNISLRGHALVWEKQKNMPKEVQKFVSDKDTTQLIASLEEYVKFGLENYNVIEWDVLNEPRECHDVQDLTKRNSWAHWFKYAEQIRTNENVKFYLNENKVISSPYKTAEKNISFHYKVIKDILAEGAPLEALGFQSRMKQHIHPADIYDRLNIFAEFGLPMLGTEFEIVDSNYQKFTEEDRKNITREVMTVYFSHPMVEGLYVWTPFGTDRKAFYDLDGNPRAEAEVWKSQLAEWSTKETLSTDKSGVANFRGYKGTYKVSITKKGKTYTKVFKVDQPENTITVKLTELAN